In a genomic window of Drosophila takahashii strain IR98-3 E-12201 chromosome 3L, DtakHiC1v2, whole genome shotgun sequence:
- the LOC138912967 gene encoding uncharacterized protein, producing the protein MGIRQQFTAPYTPQENPTERANRTVKTMIAQFAGQDQRTWDEKWPEIMLAVNSSISESTGYTPSFLTQGREPRLPSALYYRETLGTGRATETPNENAEKLQEIFEIVRRNLEKASQDQARYYNLRRRQWTPAVGDVVWAKEHHLSKAAEGFAAKLAPRYDGPYQVVDFVSPVICKIRNVNTKKERTIHGTAEEIPGNSRGQARELPRKLHGPSEETPVNCRGHAREPPRKFQGTAEDKPGNCRGNSMDHPRKRQ; encoded by the exons ATGGGTATCAGACAGCAATTCACCGCCCCCTATACGCCGCAAGAAAACCCGACGGAGCGGGCAAATAGGACGGTAAAAACAATGATTGCCCAGTTCGCAGGACAAGATCAGAGAACATGGGACGAAAAGTGGCCGGAGATCATGCTGGCCGTCAACTCAAGCATATCGGAATCCACTGGATACACCCCATCTTTTCTTACCCAAGGCAGAGAGCCACGACTACCGAGCGCCCTTTACTACAGAGAAACCTTAGGCACTGGACGGGCCACGGAAACCCCGAATGAAAACGCCGAGAAACTACAGGAAATCTTCGAGATCGTAAGGCGAAATCTAGAGAAGGCCTCCCAGGACCAGGCTAGGTATTACAATCTAAGGAGGAGGCAATGGACGCCGGCGGTGGGCGACGTAGTCTGGGCCAAGGAACACCACCTGTCAAAAGCTGCAGAAGGGTTTGCCGCAAAATTGGCACCTAGGTATGACGGGCCCTACCAGGTCGTAGATTTCGTCTCACCAGTGATATGCAAAATACGGAACGTAAACACAAAGAAGGAACGGACCATACAT GGAACCGCCGAGGAAATTCCAGGGAACAGCCGAGGACAAGCCAGGGAACTGCCGAGGAAACTCCATGGACCATCCGAGGAAACGCCAGTAAATTGCCGAGGACACGCCAGGGAACCGCCGAGGAAATTCCAGGGAACAGCCGAGGACAAGCCAGGGAACTGCCGAGGAAACTCCATGGACCATCCGAGGAAACGCCAGTAA
- the LOC138912968 gene encoding uncharacterized protein has protein sequence MWQEQAEVERLLKRAEEEERQLWEPPQAVPMTPRYTPEERGPRTIDPEDSWFPSPPRWIPEVPPTPRYEGGWEQGAPTEDVAEALEEVEKWRPARPPTPRFEQQQPQLELPQQQQPQPETQQQQPQPETQQQQPRPEPPHQPSLEATFVRTDIPAAHVSNSMRQFVTEGVRWRQQTVIWTWPEGPAEDNEPPAETRIWEEAPQGNPRDPRRRGRTEVWTPPTPSTGPPTPLTPSTGPPTPPTPSTGPPTPAEVATERDGPLEKGPWVWPEPVASGRPRLLRQHSEPVTTTAAKRPMLMRQVSAPTSGEWQEDAQDEWPAGIMEEPEVVIARRKGGRRCVRVAMGDRVYRVRLCARDVRVFRQ, from the coding sequence ATGTGGCAGGAGCAGGCCGAAGTTGAGCGCCTGCTGAAgagggcggaggaggaggaacgcCAGCTGTGGGAGCCCCCACAAGCGGTCCCGATGACCCCGCGGTACACGCCGGAAGAACGCGGCCCGAGGACGATCGACCCCGAGGATTCGTGGTTTCCGTCGCCACCGCGCTGGATCCCGGAGGTGCCCCCAACGCCCCGATACGAAGGGGGGTGGGAGCAAGGCGCACCGACGGAGGACGTTGCCGAGGCCCTGGAGGAGGTGGAAAAGTGGAGGCCAGCGCGACCGCCCACACCTCGGtttgagcagcagcaacctcaACTCGAActaccgcagcagcagcaaccacagcccgagacgcagcagcagcaaccacagcccgagacgcagcagcagcagccgcggCCCGAGCCGCCACACCAGCCGTCGCTGGAGGCGACGTTCGTGCGGACCGACATCCCGGCGGCCCACGTCAGCAACAGCATGCGGCAGTTTGTGACGGAGGGCGTTCGCTGGCGGCAGCAGACCGTCATCTGGACCTGGCCGGAGGGTCCCGCGGAGGACAACGAACCGCCGGCGGAAACACGCATCTGGGAGGAGGCTCCGCAAGGCAACCCGCGAGACCCTCGGAGAAGGGGTAGGACGGAGGTCTGGACGCCGCCAACGCCGAGCACGGGTCCGCCGACGCCGCTAACACCGAGCACGGGTCCACCGACGCCGCCAACACCGAGCACGGGCCCACCGACGCCGGCAGAGGTCGCGACGGAGCGAGACGGGCCGCTGGAGAAGGGACCCTGGGTTTGGCCCGAGCCCGTTGCGAGCGGCAGACCCAGGCTGCTGCGCCAGCACTCGGAACCGGTGACGACAACGGCGGCGAAGCGACCCATGTTGATGCGGCAGGTGTCCGCGCCCACAAGCGGAGAGTGGCAGGAAGACGCCCAGGACGAGTGGCCGGCGGGAATAATGGAGGAGCCCGAGGTGGTGATAGCGCGACGCAAAGGCGGCAGACGATGCGTCCGTGTCGCCATGGGTGACCGCGTGTACCGGGTGCGGCTATGCGCTAGGGACGTCAGGGTTTTCCGCCAATAA